One genomic region from Sphingobacterium multivorum encodes:
- a CDS encoding SusC/RagA family TonB-linked outer membrane protein, with product MNNKLYSTLRVLGIVPTILFSASLLHAQTSQVKGTVVDAKTKAPIPGATIKVLGTSNASSTDVKGAFQINVDDKNRILNISTVGYENKTVTLGPGETTVTVSLDEQTQQLESVVVTALGISRAQKSLTYSTQQVSGDELNKVKSTNLANNLNGKVAGVNIASSSSGPGGSAKVILRGNKSASGNNQVLYVVDGVPINNQTLASQPDNVFGGQRDGGDPISLINPEDIENISVLKGASAAALYGSQAANGVILVTTKSGKQGRTTINFSSSAQIEQAVSTPKFQSQYGQGSGGKNSNTSVFSWGDKTNGANYDNLGEFFRTGSNFTNSLTLSGGNEKNQTYFSYANTLAKGILPENDLMRHNFNLKESASFFDNKLTVEGSANYITQKLDNAPTSGFYYNPLVGTYLLPRSLNIADYKNFETFNTGRNLYDQNWFTLSDDETTQQNPWWIMNRNSTRSTRNRLLLNGSAKYKIAPWISVQARGSVDRTSEVWDRKAYAGTQHILARENGAYSYTNTTITQQYGDLTANMNFNIGDKLQITGLVGTSITDWKTEGTDFTSGKDGLKVPNQFFIQNTTTPVTSTLSANRRQLQSVFASANLAYDNWVYLDLTSRWDWSSTLAYTPQNPYAYPSVGLGIVLNDKLNLPEFVNMAKIRGSYAKVGNDLPPYTTLLTNRVDPYAVLTVNDIAFLKELKPEKTASLEIGTEWRMWNNRLNVDVTYYKTNTTNQFFKIAAGNASLNNMYAVNAGDIQNQGVEALVSLDAIKNDDFKWTTSLNFTYNKNKIVKLADGISEFTLTGEGRNNFASKLQVGGSFGDIYGQDFIRDGQGRILISEDGIPQKNNTYTKLGNSNPIWQMGWNNSFNYKNFNLSFLIDGKFDYEVMSVTQALLDGYGVSKASGDARANGGVSINGVTPSGKAVTTVDAEKWYTSTAGMGPVSSQYIYDGTVVRLRELTFGYDFNIKDSFFKKLRVNAVGRNLFYISKKAPFDPEVTMSTGNSLSGVDIFMMPATRNYGLTLNATF from the coding sequence ATGAATAACAAATTATACTCTACATTAAGGGTGTTAGGTATTGTTCCAACAATACTTTTTTCAGCATCTTTATTGCACGCGCAAACCAGCCAAGTAAAGGGAACGGTTGTAGACGCTAAAACCAAAGCTCCTATTCCAGGTGCCACGATCAAAGTATTGGGCACTTCCAACGCAAGTTCTACGGATGTTAAAGGTGCATTCCAGATCAATGTCGATGACAAAAACCGCATATTAAACATCAGTACGGTCGGCTATGAAAACAAAACGGTAACACTTGGTCCCGGCGAAACGACAGTGACGGTAAGTCTGGACGAACAGACACAGCAACTGGAAAGTGTGGTCGTTACTGCTTTGGGTATTAGCCGTGCACAAAAATCATTAACATACTCTACACAACAGGTCAGTGGTGACGAATTAAACAAAGTTAAAAGCACCAACTTGGCGAATAATTTAAACGGTAAAGTTGCAGGTGTTAACATTGCTTCCAGCTCTTCTGGACCAGGTGGTTCAGCAAAAGTTATTTTGCGTGGTAACAAATCGGCTTCCGGTAACAATCAAGTGCTGTATGTTGTCGATGGTGTTCCAATCAACAATCAGACATTAGCAAGCCAGCCAGACAACGTTTTCGGCGGACAACGTGATGGTGGCGATCCTATTTCATTGATCAACCCAGAAGACATCGAAAATATCTCCGTATTAAAAGGAGCATCTGCGGCGGCATTATATGGTAGCCAAGCGGCCAACGGCGTTATCTTGGTAACAACGAAATCAGGTAAACAAGGCCGCACAACGATCAACTTCTCCTCAAGTGCACAGATCGAACAGGCTGTATCGACACCAAAATTCCAAAGCCAATATGGTCAAGGTTCGGGTGGCAAAAACAGTAACACCAGTGTATTTAGCTGGGGCGACAAAACCAATGGTGCCAACTATGATAATCTAGGTGAATTTTTCCGTACGGGTAGCAACTTCACCAATTCATTGACCTTGTCAGGTGGTAACGAGAAAAACCAAACGTATTTTTCTTATGCAAATACCCTTGCAAAAGGTATACTTCCAGAAAATGACCTGATGCGTCACAACTTCAATCTCAAGGAAAGTGCTTCATTCTTTGATAATAAGTTGACCGTTGAAGGAAGTGCCAATTACATTACCCAAAAATTAGATAATGCACCTACTTCAGGTTTCTATTATAATCCATTGGTTGGAACCTACCTATTACCTCGCAGCTTAAATATTGCGGATTATAAAAATTTCGAAACGTTCAACACAGGCCGTAATCTTTACGATCAAAACTGGTTTACACTTTCGGATGACGAAACTACCCAACAAAATCCTTGGTGGATTATGAACCGTAATTCAACACGTTCAACACGTAATCGTTTGCTCTTGAATGGTAGTGCGAAATACAAAATTGCACCTTGGATCAGCGTGCAGGCCCGCGGTAGTGTAGACCGTACCAGCGAAGTATGGGACCGGAAAGCTTATGCAGGCACGCAGCACATTTTAGCGCGTGAAAATGGAGCTTATAGCTATACCAATACCACGATCACCCAACAATACGGTGATTTAACGGCCAACATGAACTTTAATATTGGCGATAAATTACAAATCACAGGATTGGTTGGAACGAGTATCACCGACTGGAAAACAGAAGGTACAGATTTTACCAGCGGTAAAGATGGACTCAAAGTTCCCAATCAGTTCTTTATCCAAAATACGACAACTCCGGTCACTTCGACATTGTCTGCAAACCGAAGACAATTGCAATCGGTATTTGCATCGGCTAACTTAGCCTATGACAACTGGGTTTATTTGGATCTGACTTCACGTTGGGATTGGTCGAGCACATTGGCCTATACACCGCAAAACCCATACGCTTATCCGTCGGTCGGTTTGGGTATCGTTTTGAACGACAAGCTTAATCTACCTGAATTTGTAAATATGGCCAAAATTCGGGGTTCATACGCAAAAGTCGGAAATGATCTTCCGCCTTACACCACCTTGCTTACCAACCGGGTAGACCCATATGCTGTACTAACGGTGAATGATATTGCCTTTTTGAAGGAATTAAAACCAGAAAAAACGGCTTCCTTGGAGATCGGTACGGAATGGCGCATGTGGAATAACCGTTTGAATGTGGATGTTACTTATTACAAAACAAACACCACCAATCAGTTTTTCAAAATTGCAGCTGGAAATGCATCCCTCAACAACATGTATGCAGTTAATGCCGGAGACATTCAAAATCAAGGGGTAGAAGCATTGGTATCATTGGATGCGATCAAAAATGATGACTTCAAATGGACAACCAGCCTCAACTTTACGTACAATAAAAACAAAATTGTAAAACTTGCTGACGGTATTTCTGAATTTACCCTAACAGGTGAGGGACGTAATAATTTTGCTTCTAAATTGCAAGTTGGTGGTTCTTTCGGAGACATCTATGGTCAAGATTTTATACGTGACGGCCAAGGAAGGATTCTTATTTCTGAGGACGGTATTCCGCAGAAAAACAACACCTATACCAAACTTGGGAATTCAAACCCAATTTGGCAAATGGGCTGGAACAACAGTTTCAATTATAAAAATTTCAACTTAAGCTTCCTGATCGATGGTAAATTTGACTACGAAGTGATGTCCGTGACACAAGCGTTGCTTGACGGTTACGGTGTCTCAAAAGCGAGTGGCGACGCCCGTGCCAATGGCGGTGTTAGCATCAATGGGGTTACACCAAGCGGTAAAGCCGTAACAACAGTGGACGCCGAAAAATGGTACACTTCCACGGCTGGTATGGGTCCGGTTAGCAGCCAATATATTTACGACGGAACGGTCGTGCGGTTGCGTGAATTGACTTTCGGTTATGACTTCAATATTAAAGACAGTTTCTTCAAAAAACTTCGCGTAAATGCTGTAGGAAGAAACCTATTCTATATTTCGAAAAAGGCTCCATTCGATCCTGAAGTAACGATGTCTACGGGTAATTCCTTAAGTGGTGTGGATATCTTTATGATGCCGGCAACACGTAACTATGGTCTTACACTAAATGCGACTTTCTAA
- a CDS encoding RagB/SusD family nutrient uptake outer membrane protein, translated as MKFNIKNISKFSLAFLMLGGTLSSCTKNFEDYNKNNIGVTDEDLKGDGQDLVIFLRNAQMSIYNFSGAGDPNSYQVQQNLNADVFSGFFMSPTPFNSGQNNLNYAMVNGWNGEPFKVLYLNVIKSIEKLKSNGLAETYPALWGSALVIKVEAASRVTDIYGPIPYSKVGTSNTVPYDKQSDVYAAFFKELDEAVTALKSYKADSPMAAKIDQIDLVFPNTDNQVRFKNWLKIANSLRLRLAMRLVKIDATLAKTQAEKALDPANGGVLESNSENFKITVPADGTYSNPLWFISKNWADTRINATLSSYMTGLNDPRISKYMSPVIKDATTTAFAGKYIGIRAGADGIEKDKYQKLSALNTEGTTPTFVATTAPILMTAAEVYFLRAEAALRGWNNAGGTAQSLYEKGVETSFTQWGVSAGLSTYLNDNTSKAAAYEDPFNAKNNAASPSALTIKWNEGATNEEKLERIITQKWLAIFPEGQEAWSEFRRTGYPRLFPVVVNNSGGLIDTKIQIRRLPFPQNEYNTNATEVQSAISLLGGPDNGGTRLWWDVNKGNF; from the coding sequence ATGAAATTTAACATAAAAAACATATCCAAGTTCTCTCTCGCTTTTTTAATGCTTGGCGGCACCTTAAGTAGTTGTACCAAGAATTTTGAGGACTATAACAAAAATAACATTGGCGTTACGGATGAGGATTTAAAAGGTGATGGCCAAGATCTTGTCATTTTCTTGCGAAATGCACAGATGTCGATTTACAATTTCTCGGGCGCGGGCGATCCCAATTCCTATCAGGTACAACAGAATTTAAATGCGGATGTATTTTCAGGTTTCTTCATGTCTCCTACTCCTTTTAATAGCGGGCAGAACAACCTGAATTACGCCATGGTAAACGGATGGAATGGAGAACCATTTAAAGTACTCTATTTGAATGTTATCAAATCTATTGAAAAGCTAAAAAGCAATGGACTTGCAGAGACTTACCCTGCATTATGGGGTTCGGCATTGGTGATCAAAGTAGAAGCTGCCAGCCGGGTGACAGATATCTATGGTCCTATTCCATATAGCAAAGTAGGCACCTCCAATACTGTTCCATACGACAAACAATCCGATGTATATGCTGCTTTCTTCAAAGAGCTCGATGAGGCTGTAACAGCATTAAAATCATACAAAGCGGATAGCCCAATGGCTGCTAAAATAGACCAGATCGATCTTGTATTTCCGAATACAGATAATCAGGTCAGATTTAAAAATTGGTTGAAAATTGCCAATTCATTACGTCTTCGCTTAGCGATGCGTTTGGTTAAAATCGATGCAACTTTAGCGAAAACACAAGCTGAAAAAGCATTGGATCCAGCAAATGGCGGTGTATTGGAAAGTAATAGCGAAAACTTCAAGATCACTGTACCAGCAGACGGAACCTACAGCAACCCACTTTGGTTTATTTCCAAAAATTGGGCTGACACGCGTATCAATGCGACACTTTCGTCTTATATGACAGGATTGAACGACCCTCGTATCTCTAAGTATATGTCTCCCGTCATTAAAGACGCAACAACAACAGCTTTCGCGGGAAAATATATCGGAATCCGTGCAGGAGCAGACGGCATCGAAAAGGATAAATACCAAAAGCTATCGGCATTGAATACTGAAGGTACAACGCCAACTTTCGTAGCGACTACAGCACCGATATTAATGACTGCTGCTGAGGTTTACTTCCTCCGTGCCGAAGCAGCATTGAGAGGTTGGAACAATGCTGGGGGAACAGCGCAATCACTTTATGAAAAAGGAGTAGAAACGTCCTTTACACAATGGGGTGTATCAGCTGGGTTAAGCACTTATCTCAATGATAATACAAGTAAGGCAGCGGCTTACGAGGATCCTTTCAACGCGAAGAATAACGCAGCTTCACCTAGCGCACTGACCATCAAATGGAATGAGGGCGCTACCAACGAAGAAAAATTGGAACGTATCATTACGCAAAAATGGTTGGCGATCTTCCCTGAAGGACAAGAGGCCTGGAGTGAATTCCGCCGTACAGGATATCCGCGTCTATTCCCTGTTGTGGTCAACAATAGCGGTGGACTGATCGACACGAAAATACAGATTCGTCGTTTACCGTTCCCACAAAATGAATACAATACAAATGCAACTGAAGTACAATCTGCAATCTCCTTGTTGGGCGGACCTGACAATGGTGGCACCAGACTTTGGTGGGATGTAAATAAGGGTAATTTCTAA